The Streptomyces tubercidicus DNA segment CGGACGGCGAGTTGGGCGTGCGGGAAGTAGGCCCGGCCCATCGCGGTCAGCCGCACCCCGCGCGTCAGCCGCTCCAGCAGCGGGCCGCCGACCGTCCGCTCCAGCGCCTTGATCTGGTGCGAGAGCGCGGACTGGGTGACATGCAGTGCCTCGGCGGCGCGAGTGAAGGACTCCTGCTCCACGACCGCGACGAGGTACTCCATCTGCCGCAGACTCATGCCCGCCCCTCCCGGTGCGCTCGGCCCCTCATGACGCGCCATACGGGAGCCCCACCCCATGTGGGGCCCATGAAGGCTCATGAAGATTCTTCATCACCTCCATGGAAACATTGCCTTGGACTCATCACCGCAGGTGGGCGGAGTCTAATCGCATGAGTGAGACAGACGTGAACACACCGGACGTCATCGTCATCGGCGGCGGCACCGGCGGCTACAGCACCGCCCTGCGTGCCGCGTCCCTGGGGCTGCGGGTGGTGCTGGCCGAACGCGATCTGATCGGCGGCACCTGTCTGCACCGCGGCTGTATCCCCAGCAAGGCCATGCTGCACGCGGCCGAGTTGGTGGACGGTATCGCGGAGGCCCGCGAGCGGTGGGGCGTCAAGGCCACCGTCGACTCCCTGGACTGGCCGGCCCTGGTGGCCACCCGTGACACCATCGTCGCCCGCAACCACCAGGGCGTGGCGGGGCACTTGCGGACGGCGGGGGTGCGGGTCGTCCAGGGCACGGCACGGCTGACCGGACCCCGTACGGTCCATATCGAGGGCGCCGGGGAGGTCACCGCCCGCCGCGGCATCGTGCTGGCCACCGGGTCCCGGCCGCGGCTGCTGCCCGGCCTGTCCGCGGACGGCCGACGGGTGGTGACCAGCGACGACGCGCTGTTCGCGGCCGGGCTTCCGGCGTCCGTGCTGGTCCTGGGCGGCGGTGCGATCGGCGTCGAGTATGCGTCCTTCCACCGTTCCATGGGGGCGGAGGTCACCCTGGTCGAGGCGGCCGGGCGGCTGCTTCCGTTGGAGGACGAGGACGTCGGCCGTCATCTGGCGCGCGGGCTGAAGAAGCGCGGTATCGCGGTCCGTACGGGCTCGGCACTGACCGGGACCGAACTGCTGCCGGACGGGATACGGGCCACGGTGCGCACCCCGAAGGGCGAGGAGCTGGTGATCGAGGCCGAGCGGCTGCTGGTCGCGGTGGGGCGGGTCCCGGTGACGGACGGGCTGGACCTGGCGGCGGCCGGACTGGCGGCGGACGAGCGGGGGTTCGTTGCGCCTGCGGACTGGTCACGGCTGGAAACCGCCGTGCAGGGCATCCACGTGGTCGGCGACCTGCTGCCGCCGCCCTCCCTGGGGCTGGCCCACGCCTCGTTCGCGGAGGGCCTGTTGGTGGCCGAGACGCTGGCGGGCCTGCCGTCGCGGGCGGTGGACTACGCGGCGGTGCCACGGGTGACGTACTCCTCGCCGCAGACCGCCTCGGTCGGCCTGACCGAGGCCGAGGCGCGCGCCCGCGGCCTGGACATCACGGTGAACACCATGCCGCTGGCCGCCACCGCCAAGGGCATGGTGCACGGTCAGGGCGGCATGGTGAAGGTGATCGCGGCGGCGGACGGGGCGGACGGCGAGGCTACCGGCGCGGTCCTCGGGGTCCATCTCGTCGGGCCGCACGTCTCGGAGATGATCGCGGAGAGCCAGCTGATCGTGGGCTGGGACGCCGAACCGGCCGATGTCGCCCGGCACATCCATGCCCATCCGACCCTCTCCGAGGCGGTCGGCGAGACGTTTCTGACGCTGGCGGGGCGGGGGTTGCATCAGCACTGAGCGGGCCCGCGCCCGGATCCGCCCGGCGCACCCACCGGCCCCGCCCTTCACTCCGTCAGGACGTAGTCCACCTGGCCGAAGGTGATGTGGTCGCCGGGGCCGACCGGTACCTCGCCCACCACCCGGCGGCCGTTGACGCAGGTGCCGTTGGTGGAGCCGAGGTCGCGCAGCAGCCAGCCCTTGTCGGCGCTGCGGAGTTCGGCGTGGGCGCGGGAGACCGTCTCGTGGCTGAGGCGCAGGCCCGCGCCGGGGGCACGCCCTATGAGCAGCGGGAGCGGGCCCGGCTCGGGCAGCAGCAGCTTCGGGAGTCGCTCCGTACGCCAGGCGCGGCGCACCCGGAGGTGGAAGGCGGACACCCGGCCCACCACTCGCAGGACGGCGCCCTGGACCTTGCCGCGGCTCGCCAAGTCGGCGGTGACCAGGTCGAGTTCGGACTGCTGTTGGGCGGTCAGAACGAGTTCCAGGCGCCGCAGGAAGGTGTCCTGGGACAGCCGTCCCTGCGCCGCGCCGTCGCGCAGCAGATCGAGGGCGCGTTCCCGGTCGGCGTCCGACGGGCGCGCCGGACGCGCAGGGAACTGGAGCGAAGTCATGCCGTGATTCTCGGGCCACCGCGAGCCGCTGTCCAGGTGAGGTAGGTGCGCAGGGCACAGGTGGCCAGGACCGCGGACTCGCCGGAACGGCCCAGTGGGGTGGCGCGATGTCGGCCCGTATCGCCACGTCGGGCTGTCGGGTGGCGCGGCGGCGTGCTTTCGTCAGGGACCGGGACCGAACGAAGGAGGACGGCCGTGCTGTTCGAGGTGTGGGCTCCGGAGGCCGGGCGGGTCGCTCTCCAGTGGGCGGGGGACCGGGCGGGCGAGCCACCGGTCCCGATGGAGCGGGACCCCGGCCGCGCGGGCTGGTGGCGGGCCGAGGCGCCGGCCCGGGACGGCGACCGGTACGCCTTCCGGCTGGACGGCGGGCCGCCGCTGCCCGATCCGCGCGCCGCCCGGCTGCCGGAGGGCCCCGGCGGGCCCGCCGCGGTCGTCGTACACGACCGGTTCGGCTGGCGGCACCCGTGGCCCGGCCGCCCGCTGCCCGGTGCGGTCCTCTACGAGCTGCACATCGGGACCTACACCCCCGAGGGCACCTTCGACGCCGCCGCCGCGCGGCTGCGCCACCTCGCCGACCTGGGCATCACCCATATCTCCCTGATGCCGGTCTGCCCGTTCCCCGGCACCCATGGGTGGGGGTACGACGGGGTCGCCCCCTGGGCGGTGCACGAACCGTACGGCGGGCCGGAGGGGCTCAAGCGGTTCGTGGACGCGGCGCACGGGCACGGGCTGGGGGTGGTGCTCGATGTGGTGCACAACCACCTCGGCCCGTCCGGCAACCACCTCCCGGCGTTCGGGCCGTACTTCACCGACACCCACCACACCCCGTGGGGCGCGGCGGTCAATCTCGACGCCCCCGGTTCCGACGAGGTGCGCGCCTACTTCCTCGCCAGTGCGCTCTCCTGGCTGCGCGACTACCGACTCGACGGACTGCGGCTGGACGCCGTGCACGCACTGCACGACGACCGCTCCCCGCACTTCCTGGCCGCGCTGTCCGCCGCCGTCGACGCGCTGGCCGGGCGGCTGCGGCGCCCGCTGTTCCTGGTCGCCGAGTCCGACCTCAACGATCCGCGCACCACCGCGCCCAGGGCGGGCGGCGGGCACGGTCTGCACGCCCAGTGGAACGACGACTTCCACCACGCCCTGCACACCGCGCTCACCGGCGAATCCCAGGGCTACTACGGGGACTTCGCACGGGCCCCGCTCGCCGCCCTCGCCAAGACGCTCACCGGCGGCTTCTTCCACGACGGTACACACTCCACCTTCCGCGGCCGCAGGCACGGCGCGCCGCTGGATCTGCGGGTGACCCCCGCGTACCGGCTGCTGGCCTACGCCCAGACGCACGACCAGATCGGCAACCGCGCGCTCGGCGACCGGCTCGCCGCCGGGCTCTCCCCCGGCCTGCTCGCCTGTGCCGCCACGCTGGTGCTGTGCGCGCCGTTCACCCCGATGCTGTTCATGGGCGAGGAGTGGGGCGCGACCACCCCGTGGCAGTACTTCACCGATCACCAGGATCCGGAGCTGGCGGAGGCGGTACGGGAGGGGCGGCGGCGCGAGTTCACCGCGCACGAGTGGGCCGGTGCCGCCGGTGACTGGCCCGACCCGCAGGACCCGGCCACCCGCGACCGCTGCGTCCTGGACTGGACCGAACCGGCCCGGGAGCCGCACACCGCGCTGCTGGCCTGGCATCGCACGCTGCTGGCGCTGCGTCATGAGCTGCCCCCGCTGACCGACCCGGACCCCCGGCACACCGCCGTCCGCTACGACGAGGCGGCCCGCTGGCTCCTGCTGCGACGCGGCCCGCTCCGGGTGGCGGTCAATCTCTCGCGCGACACCACGGCCGACATCCCGGTCGGCGACGACGACGGGGGCGGCGGGGCCGACAGCGGGGCCGGCCGCGGGGCCGGCCGCGGGGCCGGGCTCCAGGCGCTGGCGGGCTGGCCCGGCGCCCGGCTCCCCGGCGCGGACGGGGTGCTGCGGCTGCCCCCGGAATCGGCGGTGGTGCTCGGCCCGTAGGGTCGCCTCGTGCCATCACCACCCACCAGGCCGATCGCCCGAGCGTCCACCGCAGGGCCATCTGCTGGACACTGTGTCTATGCCCCTGCATCTCTCCGACCTGCTGGCCCGGCCCGATCTCCGGCTGTCGGCCGCCTACGACGTGCCGCCGCCGCTGCTGGCCCGCACGATCGAGGCGGCGACCGTCTCGGATCTGCCGGCGCCGGGGAAATGGCTGCAGGGCGGCGAACTCCTGATGACCATCGGCCTGTTGCTGCCGGAGGATCCGGTCGCGTGCCGGGCGTACGTACGGGATGTGGCCGAGGGCGGGGCGGCCTGTCTGGCGCTCGGTCTGGGGCAGGGACTGCCGTACCAGGAGGCGCCGGAGCCGCTGACGGCCGCGGCCGAGGAGGCCGGGCTGCCGCTGCTGACGGTGCCGGACGGGGTGCCGTTCATCGCCGTCACCAAGGCGGTCTTCGAGGCGCGGGCCGAGGAGCAGCGCGAGCGGCTGCAGCGGGCGTTCGCGACCCAGCGGCGGCTGACGGCGGCGGCGACCGGCGACGGGCTGCGGCCGATGCTGGCGGAGTGGACGGCCGCCACCGGGGTCGGCGCGGCGGTCTTCGACCCGCTGGGGCGGCTGCTCGCGGCGGCCGAGCGGGCGCAGCGGACGCCGCCGGCCGCGGCCCGGGACCTGATTGAACGGGTCGCCGCGCGCGGACTGCGCGGCAGCGCGTCCAGCACGGCCGCCGGGCAGCAGCTGGAGGTGCAGCCGCTGGGGGCGCGCCGGCTGCGGGGGCTGCTGCTGCTCAGCGGCCGTCCGGACGATGCCGCCCGCTCGGTCGTCCCCGGGCTGGTCTCGCTGCTGTCCCTGGAGCTGGAGCGCCGTCATCTGCGCGATGAGCCGGAGCGCCGCCGCAGGTCGGCGCTGCTGTCCGAGCTGCTGGCCGAGGAGGATCCGGCCCCCGGGCGGGCCCGGGACATGCTGCGGTCGGCGGGGCTGACGGCCGAGCGGGTGCGGGGGGTCGTGGTGGCGACGGAGGCCGATGCGGGTGCGGGCGGCGCCGACGGCGCGGGCGGTCGTACGGCGGGGGCCGGGGCCGGGGCGGCAGAGGGGACGGCGGACGGCACGGCGGACGGGACGGACGGCCCCGCGCAGGAGATGGCCGCCGATCTGGCGCTGGCGATGCCCGGTGGCCTGGTCAGGGTCGTGGACGGAGCGCCGGGCGCGGTCATCGAGGCGGTGGTCGGCGAGGATCTGGACATCCGCGATGTGCTCGCCCGCTTCGCCCCGCGCTGCCCGGCCGGTATCGGCCCGGCCACCGCCCCAGAGGCGGTACGGGTGTCGCTGCGCCAGGCGACGGGCCTGCTCGCCGTCAGCCGGTCCAGCGGCGAGCCCGCCGAGGCCCGGCAGAGCCAGGCCAGCCGGCTCCTGCTCGACCTGGGCGACCGCCGCACGCTGCAGGGCTACGCCGACACCGTGCTCGGCCCGCTCGATCTCGCGGACAACGGCGAGGAGTTGACGGCGACCCTCGCGGCCTGGCTGGAGACCGGCGGCGCCTGGGACGCCACCAGCCGGCGGCTCGGCGTCCACCGGCACACCGTACGCAACCGCCTGGACAAGGCCATGGACCTCACCGGCCGGCGCCTCGACGACCCCGACGACCGCTTCGACCTGTGGCTGGCCACCCGTATCCGCCGCGGCGACGCCTCCGCCACCGGGGCAGGCGGCCGGCCGACGCCCCCGCCAGGCCGGTGACGCGCCGCACCTCACCCCGTCCGCGCTTCACTCTCGCGCCCGCACCGTCTTTACTTCGAAGATGACCTACGAGATCCGCACCCACACCCCCGGCGCCGCCGGAGCCGCCGACGGTTCCTCGCACGGCGGCGGACGCGGCAGATTGGTGGCCGTCAGCGATCTGCATGTCCGTTACAAGGAGAACCGCGACATCGTCGAGGGGATAAGACCGGAGTCCGACGACGACTGGCTGCTGGTCGCCGGTGATGTCGGGGAGTTCGTCTCCGACATCCGCTGGGCGCTCTCGCTGCTCAGCAGCCGGTTCGCCAAGGTGGTGTGGGTGCCCGGCAATCACGAGCTGTGGACCCCGGCGCAGGATCCGGTGCAGCTGCGCGGTGTGGCGCGCTACGAGCATCTGGTGGACATCTGCCGGGAGTTGGGCGTCCTGACCCCCGAGGACCCGTATCCGGTCTGGGAAGGCGACGGCGGCCCGGTCGTCATCGCCCCGCTGTTCCTCCTCTACGACTACACCTTCCGGCAGCCGGGAGTGACGTCCAAGAAGGCGGCGCTGGCACGGGCGGAGCAGGCGGGGGTGGTCTGCACCGACGAGCACTTTCTGCATCCGGACCCGTATCCGACCCGGGAGGCGTGGTGCCAGGCGCGGGTGGCCGCCACGGAGGCCCGGCTCGCCGCCGTTCCCGAGGAGCTGCCCACCGTGCTCGTCAACCACTGGCCGGTGGTGCGCGAGCCCACCCGGCCCCTGTGGTACCCGGACTTCGCGCTGTGGTGCGGTACGGAGTCGACCGCGGACTGGCCGCGCCGCTTCCGTGCCGCCGCCGTGGTCTACGGCCACCTGCACATCCCGCGGCTGCTGACGCTGGACGGGGTACCGCACCAGGAGGTGTCGCTCGGCTATCCGCGGGAATGGCAGCGCCGGGCCGCCGCGCCGGGCCGGCCGGTCCAGATCCTGCCCCTGCCGGCCACGGTCGCCTCCGGCACCCCCGGGAGCCCGGCATGATCGACAAGCTGCTGCCGGCCCCGATCAGGACCGCCGAGGCATTCGAGGACGCGCCGCTGTCCGAGATGTTTCCCGAGGAGCTGGCACAGGTGGCCAACGCCGTGCCCAAGAGGCAGCGGGAGTTCGGCACCGTACGCGGCTGCGCCCGCCGGGCACTGGCCGAACTGGGCTTCCCGCCCGCGCCGCTGCTGCCCGGCCCCAACCGGGAGCCGCAGTGGCCGGCGGGTGTCGTCGGCGCCATGACGCACTGCGCCGGCTACCGCGCCGTGGCGGTGGCCCGCGCGGCGGAGGTCCGGACGATCGGCCTGGACGCGGAGCCCAATCTGCCCGTGAACGACCCCGGGGTGGTCGACCTGGTCACCCTCCCCGAGGAACGCACCCAGCTCCGCCGGCTGGCCGCGCTGCAGCCCGAAGTGTGCTGGGACCGCCTGGTGTTCAGCGCGAAGGAGAGCGTCTACAAGGCGTGGTTCCCGCTCACCCGCCGCTGGCTCGACTTCGAGGAGGCGCTGCTCACCCTGGACCCGACGAACGCCACCTTCACCGCTCAACTACTCGTCCCCGGACCCGTGGTTGACGGCAGGGAACTCACCGAGTTCAGCGGCAAGTGGCTCGTCGGCTCGGGTTTCGTGGTGACGGCGGTGGTGGAAATGGTGTGACGGGGACGGCCGCGGGGGTGGCGCCCGCGTCCCCGCGGCCGTCGGTCCCCCATCTGTCGCCGAATGACGGACCGGCCGCGGAGCTGTCCACTTCTTGCGGTACTTTCGTGGCCCGTCAGTATGTTTTGAAGGGTAATCAGCCGACTCATGCAAGAGCACTCCGATACCCTCGGTGGGGCCAGGCCCTCCGATACCGAGCTGGTCCAGCGCATCCGTGCGGCGGCCCGGACCGGTGGCCGGGCTGCGGCCGGTCCGCATGGCGCCCAGGCTCCGGACGGCACCACCGGGGCGGCTGAGGAAGCCCTCCACGAATTCCACCGACGGCACTATGCCGCCGTGCTCGCCCAGGCCCGCGACTGCTGCCGGTCCTCCCAGGCGGCAGCGGATCTGACGAAACAGGCCATCGACGCCGTCCTCCGCTCCCCCGGACCGGCAGCGGGTTCCGACGCGGACTGGCGGAAGACGTTGCTGACCGCCGTACGGGACACCGCCGCCGCCTGGCACCGGACGTCCCGGGACACCGAGCTGCGCGACGACTTCCCGTCCTGGCTGGCCGCGCGGATGGAGGGGGAGCGGCCGCCGCCCGCCGACGGTCAACGGGCCTCCCCCGGCGGCGCATTCGCCCCCGCCGGGCCGCCGGTGCCTCCGCCGTCCGCCGCACCGCCCCGCACCAAGGGCTCCCGGCTCTCACCGGCGCGTCTGGCCGTGCTCGCGTCCGCGGTGGCCGTCGCCGTCCTGGCCGGCGTCGCCATATCCGCCGGCTCCCGGGTCAGCTCGGCGCACCACGACACCTCGGCCGACAGCCCCGAACAGTCCGATTTCCCTTCGGCGCCCCCTCCGGACCGGTCGCCGAGCGCCGATCCCAAGGGTTCGGCGACCGCCTCCCGCTCGGCGCCGGGCTCCCCGGACCCCACCCACAGCAAGGCGTCGAAGCGCCCGAAGCCACGGCACCCGTCGTCGAAGCCGTCGCGCTCCTCGCGTCCGGGCGGCAAGACCAAGCCGCCGGCCGGCCAGACCACCGCGCTGACCACCCGGATGTGGACCTCCAGCTCCAGCACCTTCTCGCCGGCGCGACAGAACACCAGCATCGACGGACATCCCCTGACCATCCACGGAACCGGCTACCCCCAGGGGCTGGGGGCACACGCCAACAGCGAGGTCACCTACCACCTCGGCGGCGAATGCACCTCCCTGAGCGTGGATGTGGGCCTCGACGACGAGGTGGCCGCGAACGGCTCCGTGGTCTTCCAGATCTACCGGGACAGCACGCTGGTCGCCGACAGCGGGCTGATGACGGTCGGTCAGCCCGCCAAGCGCCTCACCGCGGACCTCACCGGCGGCAACGACCTGCGCCTGGTGGTCACGGACGGGGGGAACGGAAACGACTCCGACCACGCCGACTGGGGCGGCCCCGCCATCACCTGCCGCTGATCCGGCTGCTGACGCCTCGTCAGGATCCTGACCGGCCCCTATCGGCCCTTGTGACCGCGCTGAGGCCGCGGTCCAGCACGGAGTCCGGGAGGAGTCGCGACAGCGTCGCGGCCGCCCACGCATCGGGGCCTACGCAGTAGCGGGTCCGGGGCCGCGGAGCGGTCAGCGCCCGGAAGACGGTACGTGCGAAGTCCTCCGGCCGGGTGCTGCTCGACTGCGCCCGCTGCTCATTCATCCGCAGGAACTGTTCGAAGGGCGCCCGGTAGCGGCCGGCGATGTCTTCGGGGCCCTTGTTCAGGATCTCCTCACCGGCCTCCCGCACCTTGTCCCAGATCGGGGTCGCGATCGCGCCCGGCTTCACGACCGAGACCGAGACGCCGAAGGGCCGCAGCTCGCGGCGGAACGCGTCGCTCATTCCCTCCTTCGCGAACTGCCCCGTCGCATAGGCGCCGAGGTAGGGCATCGCCACGCTGCCCATACCCGAGGAGATGTTGACGACGCGCCCGCGGCTCCGGCGCAGCTGCGGCAGGAAAGCCTGGGTGACGGCGACCGGACCGACGACATTGGTGTCCAGCTGCTGTCGCAGCTGATCGGGCGGCACACACTCCAGGGGTGCCGACAGGCACGTACCGGCGTTGTTCACCAGCGCCCACACGCCCTGCTCGCCCACGGACTCGGCAACCTCCGCGGCAGCCGCCCGGAGGGACTCCTCACCGGTCACGTCCATGAGGACCGGCCGCAGACGCGCGGAGGACGCCTCGGCACGCAACCGCGCGCCGTCCTCGGTCCTGCGCACTCCGGCGAAGACGCGGAAGCCGCGCCGTTCCAGGTGGAGCGCGCAATCCTTGCCGAGTCCGGAGGAGGCGCCGGTGATGACGACGGCGCGTCCGGCCGGAGACAGGGGCTTGGGCTGCCAGTTGAGCACTTCGTTCTCTTTCAGTGGTGGGGTATACGGCCTGGACGACCGGTCAGGCGGAGGCGTCGGACACGTGGGTCGCGTCGGACTCGGGTGACACCGCGGACAGCAGGGTGCGTACGGACATATCGGCGATCTGGTGGGCGCGCGGTGCCGGAACGATTCCCTCGATGTAGCTGAAGTTCCAGGCGAGTTGGCCGTGACTGGTGATGGCGGTTGCCACGACGGCACCCGTCACCGAGATACCCGCGACGACCTGGGTACCGGAGACGCGCCAAGGGCCCACCCGGTCGGGGACGGCATAGCGGCCGAGGTTGGAGAGGCACAGGTTGAGCGGGCCCTGTTCGTCCATGTACCGCATGAAGGTGTCGTCATCGGCCGCTGTCCTGGGCCCTGCCCGGTCCAGCAGGTTGACCAGGGCCAGGTGTTCCTCGCGCTGCCGGCGGTCCGCCAGGTCGCGGCTGATGGCGCCGGCCATGGGCCACAGCGGCATGCCGGGCCGGTGGAGGACGCGGGAGGGGAGGGTGGCCGCGTAGGTGCCGGCCTCGCCGTAGGAGACGGCGGGGTCCAGTTCGGCGCGGAAGTCGAGCGGGGAACCGATCGAGAAGTGGGCGGGTTCCTGCGTCCCCGCCTCCAGGGCGACGGCGGTCACCATGGCGGCGGCCAGGGCTCCGTGCACCGTGACCTCGTGCCGTTTGCAGGCGCCCACGAGCAGCTCCAGTTGCCCGGCGGTGAGGGACCTGTGCACCAGCCGGGTGCGCCGCCGGTCGAAGGGGACCGGCCGGCTCGGGACGATACGCCGTGGCCGCAGTCGACGGGCTTCCTCCTCATCACGCTCCATCAGGGCCGTGAGAGCGGCGGCGCCGGCCTCCCCCCGGTGGTGGTGCGGAAGCAGGTCTTCCGCGGCAGGCAGCGCCCGGTGTGACGTAGCCGGCGGCTGCTCGCCGGTGCTCAGCCGCGCGGCGATGTCGACCCACTCCCCGAGCAGGGACAGGCCCGTCATGCCGTCGGCTATGCAGTGCGCCGCCGTGAAGAGCAGGTCGTGCACGTCCTCCCCGTGCTCCGCACCCTCCCGGGTGATCACGGCGGCCCGGACCAGGGGCCCGGTGCGCCAGTCGATGCCCTCGGCGAGCTCGTGCTCGTCGATCTCGCGTTGCCAGCGCGCGTCGGCCTCGGCCTCTCCGGCCGGCACCTGGACGTGCCGCAGCGGGATCGGCCGCCCGCCCACCGGACGGAACGCGGGGGCCGCTCCCTCCTCGTCAGCGCTGATCGCGACGCGCAGCAGCGGGTGCCGGGACTGGAGGATGTCCAGGGCGCGACGCAACAGGGGCAACTCCAGGGGCCCGTGGACCCGGGTCCGGTTGACACCGTGGAGCGGTGAGGTCCGGTCCGCGGTCCAGTACCAGCGCTCCAGAGGGCTCAGCTTCCGCCGGACGCGTGGTTCGGGGTCCGGGATGGCGGGGAAAGTGAGCGATTCCTCCTGCTGGCGGACCAGTTCCTGCCGGGGCGTCAGCCGGAAGTAGTCGTCCCTGACCTGCCGGTGTTCGGGGGTGTCGGCCTGTTCGAGGTCGCTCATCGACCGGGACGCGGCGACCATGGCCCGGGTGCGGTCGCGGCGGCGGTCCTCGTACGTCCGCAGCGCGAGCGGCAGGTCGTCGCGCGCCCCGGGCTCGGCCAGGGTGTGGGCCAGGACCACGGCGTCTTCGATCGCCATGCCCGAGCCCTGGCCGAGGGTGGTCAGCATGGGGTGCGCGGCGTCGCCGAGCAGGGTGACCGGACCGTCGCCCCAGCGTTCCAGGAAGGTGCGGTCGCGGGAGGGCACGGCGAGGATGTCCCCGGGTGGGGTGGCTTCGATCACGGCCGT contains these protein-coding regions:
- a CDS encoding FAD-dependent monooxygenase; amino-acid sequence: MSRNPESTRNQPVQAIVIGAGIGGLACAIALRRVGIDVTVYERATELRAAGSGLSVMSNALTALSTLGIDLGLEKRGQAVESFTVMDHRGRDIRDLPFKEVCETVGAPSVCLSRSDLQEALLDAAADCPIHLGAVATGFETDDTGVTVRFEDGSSAHGDILVGADGFRSAVRGRLVGPETSQDSGYVCWLGIVPFDHPVLAPGSVRHYWGSGQRFGLIDIGRGRYYWWGTKNMPADRSHAWDGTKDEITRAYAGWADEVTAVIEATPPGDILAVPSRDRTFLERWGDGPVTLLGDAAHPMLTTLGQGSGMAIEDAVVLAHTLAEPGARDDLPLALRTYEDRRRDRTRAMVAASRSMSDLEQADTPEHRQVRDDYFRLTPRQELVRQQEESLTFPAIPDPEPRVRRKLSPLERWYWTADRTSPLHGVNRTRVHGPLELPLLRRALDILQSRHPLLRVAISADEEGAAPAFRPVGGRPIPLRHVQVPAGEAEADARWQREIDEHELAEGIDWRTGPLVRAAVITREGAEHGEDVHDLLFTAAHCIADGMTGLSLLGEWVDIAARLSTGEQPPATSHRALPAAEDLLPHHHRGEAGAAALTALMERDEEEARRLRPRRIVPSRPVPFDRRRTRLVHRSLTAGQLELLVGACKRHEVTVHGALAAAMVTAVALEAGTQEPAHFSIGSPLDFRAELDPAVSYGEAGTYAATLPSRVLHRPGMPLWPMAGAISRDLADRRQREEHLALVNLLDRAGPRTAADDDTFMRYMDEQGPLNLCLSNLGRYAVPDRVGPWRVSGTQVVAGISVTGAVVATAITSHGQLAWNFSYIEGIVPAPRAHQIADMSVRTLLSAVSPESDATHVSDASA